Proteins encoded by one window of Blautia luti:
- a CDS encoding TlpA family protein disulfide reductase: protein MKNRRMRLMAIFAAGVLSVTSMGGIVTVHAGEALAVPADEAGVVQMDGEDAQAAEDGSVAASEGLIAGSFKPSEIAQPAQDTYEYPFLGMKLGISKDLKEQMKKKNISMFTDERWNDNADAVTYATASWCTLTDEQKDAEVDKMGTGYDDWLKSLSRVGVIGMYDEESQKDLDTITGCTEHKELGTSSDGKYKYYLSTNKDADADLLKDVEGIEVTLTEMTPFQMLSAFDQPQDTSDSTEAAEGTNVGKFETTGVDGKTYTQDIFSKYDLTMVNIFTTWCSPCVNEIPDLEKLYQEMKDKGVGVVGVTLDTVGSDGKQDEEAVKKAQVLQEKTKASYPFLIPDSGMMNGRLNGISAFPETFFVDKNGNIVGETYSGSHSLDEWKEIVEKELENVTEGK from the coding sequence ATGAAGAACAGAAGAATGAGATTAATGGCGATTTTTGCAGCAGGTGTATTAAGCGTGACATCTATGGGAGGTATTGTAACTGTACATGCAGGGGAGGCTCTTGCAGTGCCTGCAGATGAAGCAGGTGTAGTCCAGATGGATGGTGAGGATGCTCAGGCAGCAGAAGATGGCAGTGTGGCAGCTTCTGAAGGTCTGATCGCAGGTTCCTTTAAACCGTCAGAGATTGCTCAGCCGGCGCAGGATACTTATGAATATCCATTCCTTGGAATGAAATTAGGGATTTCCAAAGACCTGAAAGAGCAGATGAAGAAGAAAAACATTTCCATGTTTACAGATGAGAGATGGAATGACAATGCAGATGCAGTCACATATGCCACAGCAAGCTGGTGTACCCTGACAGACGAGCAGAAGGATGCAGAGGTGGACAAGATGGGCACCGGATATGACGACTGGCTGAAAAGTCTCAGCAGAGTAGGCGTGATCGGAATGTATGATGAGGAATCCCAGAAAGATCTGGATACGATTACCGGCTGCACAGAGCATAAAGAACTGGGTACCAGCAGTGATGGCAAATATAAATATTATCTCAGCACAAACAAGGATGCAGATGCAGACCTGTTAAAGGATGTGGAGGGGATTGAAGTAACACTTACAGAAATGACCCCGTTCCAGATGCTCTCTGCATTTGATCAGCCACAGGATACTTCTGACAGTACAGAGGCAGCTGAAGGAACAAATGTAGGTAAATTTGAAACAACAGGAGTTGACGGAAAAACCTACACACAGGATATCTTCAGCAAATATGATCTGACTATGGTAAATATTTTCACCACCTGGTGTTCTCCATGTGTCAATGAGATTCCTGATCTGGAGAAGCTTTATCAGGAGATGAAGGATAAAGGTGTGGGAGTAGTAGGCGTGACACTGGATACAGTAGGCAGTGATGGAAAGCAGGATGAGGAAGCAGTGAAAAAGGCTCAGGTACTTCAGGAGAAAACAAAGGCATCCTATCCATTCCTGATCCCGGATTCCGGAATGATGAACGGACGTCTCAATGGAATCTCCGCTTTCCCGGAAACCTTCTTTGTTGATAAGAACGGAAATATTGTAGGCGAAACTTACTCCGGAAGCCACAGTCTGGACGAGTGGAAAGAGATTGTGGAAAAAGAGCTGGAGAATGTTACAGAGGGAAAATAA
- a CDS encoding sensor histidine kinase, whose protein sequence is MKFYSEKLSPRRLSLQWRLTLLISGLVITACALMYFFISRSAVTGLEGISDYVVLVTPDNSNPISINVDPKILIPDLENQIQNTKNNFLFQSMIATGIIILLSSICTWFVTRRALTPLRRFSDRISQVQAQNLSEPLEVPLSEDEISRLTRSFNDMLARLDNAFSAQKQFVASAAHELRTPLAVMQTNLEVFYKKPEHAPQEYDRLFTMLQEQTGRLSHLAEILLDMTGLQTVERSDTISLAALTEEVFCDLDPVADKHQIRLIQTEGDCTVTGSYILLYRAVYNLVENAIKYNRPSGSVTVSIHSAESAVLEVTDTGIGISPENQEKIFDPFYRVDKSRSRAMGGAGLGLALVSEIARQHKGQVKVTQSSEKGSTIALILPVTIL, encoded by the coding sequence ATGAAATTTTATTCAGAAAAACTTTCCCCCCGCAGGCTTTCCCTCCAGTGGCGGCTCACATTGCTGATCTCCGGGCTGGTTATCACAGCCTGTGCACTGATGTATTTTTTCATCAGCCGTTCTGCTGTGACCGGTCTGGAAGGGATTTCCGACTATGTGGTTCTGGTCACCCCAGACAATTCAAACCCAATCTCCATCAATGTAGATCCCAAAATCCTCATCCCTGATCTGGAGAACCAGATCCAGAATACCAAAAACAACTTTCTGTTCCAGAGCATGATCGCCACAGGTATCATTATTCTTCTCAGCAGTATCTGTACCTGGTTTGTCACCAGAAGAGCCCTGACCCCCCTGCGCAGATTCAGCGACAGGATCAGCCAGGTACAGGCTCAGAATCTGTCTGAACCGCTGGAAGTCCCACTCTCAGAGGATGAGATCTCACGTCTGACCAGATCCTTTAATGACATGCTTGCCCGCCTGGACAATGCCTTCTCTGCACAGAAACAATTCGTGGCAAGTGCAGCACATGAGCTTCGCACTCCCTTAGCTGTAATGCAGACAAATCTGGAAGTTTTTTACAAAAAGCCGGAGCACGCACCCCAGGAATACGACAGACTTTTCACTATGCTTCAGGAACAGACCGGACGACTTTCCCATCTTGCAGAAATCCTGCTGGACATGACAGGTCTTCAGACTGTAGAGCGTTCTGACACCATTTCCCTTGCAGCACTCACAGAAGAAGTTTTCTGCGATCTGGACCCGGTTGCAGACAAGCATCAGATCCGGCTTATTCAGACAGAAGGTGACTGTACTGTTACAGGCAGCTATATCCTTCTGTACCGTGCAGTCTATAATCTGGTTGAAAATGCGATCAAATATAACCGTCCTTCCGGTTCTGTCACTGTAAGCATTCATTCTGCAGAATCTGCAGTCCTGGAGGTAACCGACACAGGCATCGGTATCTCCCCTGAAAATCAGGAAAAAATCTTTGATCCCTTCTACCGTGTGGACAAATCCCGCAGCCGCGCCATGGGCGGTGCAGGCCTGGGTCTTGCTCTGGTAAGCGAGATTGCCAGACAGCACAAGGGTCAGGTAAAAGTGACCCAGAGCAGCGAAAAAGGCAGTACCATTGCCCTGATACTGCCTGTAACAATCCTTTAA
- a CDS encoding response regulator transcription factor — MHILIIEDEEQLCRSMAEGLRMDGYEIDTCFDGEEGLELCMTENYDLILLDLNLPGIDGLKILRQFRTFNTNTPVLILSARVQIQDKVEGLDLGANDYLTKPFHFEELEARIRSLTRRKFIQEDVCLRCSRITFDTRTREASVDGTPLALTRKESALLEYFLLHRDRIISPEEMIEHLWDGSVNSFSNSIRVHISSLRKKLRTALGYDPIQNKIGQGYIMED, encoded by the coding sequence ATGCACATTTTAATTATAGAAGACGAAGAACAGCTCTGCCGTTCCATGGCAGAGGGGCTTCGCATGGACGGATATGAAATAGATACCTGCTTTGACGGGGAAGAGGGACTGGAATTATGTATGACAGAGAATTACGACCTGATTCTTCTGGATCTGAATCTGCCGGGAATTGACGGTCTGAAAATCCTGCGTCAATTCCGTACCTTCAATACCAATACTCCTGTTCTCATACTTTCCGCAAGAGTACAGATTCAGGATAAGGTAGAGGGACTGGATCTGGGAGCCAACGATTACCTCACCAAGCCATTTCATTTCGAAGAGCTGGAAGCCCGCATCCGCAGCCTCACCCGCCGCAAATTTATTCAGGAGGACGTTTGTCTGAGATGCAGCCGTATTACCTTTGACACACGCACAAGAGAAGCCAGTGTAGATGGCACACCTCTGGCTCTCACCAGAAAAGAAAGTGCACTTCTGGAATACTTTTTGCTTCACCGCGACCGGATCATCAGCCCTGAGGAAATGATCGAGCATCTCTGGGACGGCAGCGTGAACAGCTTCAGTAACTCCATCAGGGTGCACATTTCTTCTTTAAGAAAAAAACTGAGAACTGCTCTTGGATATGATCCTATACAGAATAAGATCGGACAGGGCTATATTATGGAGGACTAA
- a CDS encoding 4Fe-4S binding protein: MSNQKNNDNKSNKKQNTKNMKINEWPRHGIQALWAFITNSHVTGFVTGKIYTGKLKNACVPGLNCYSCPGAVGACPIGSLQAVIGSWNFKMAYYVVGFLIFIGAMVGRLICGFLCPFGLIQDLLNKIPFPKKIRTFKGDKLLRKLKYVIFAVFVILLPLFLVDIMGQGAPYFCKLICPAGTLEGGLPLVLLNKSMRSALGWLYIWKNVILIITIILSILIYRPFCKYICPLGALYSVFNPVSLYKYRVDKDKCIKCGKCAKACQMIVDPVENSNSPECIRCGRCRKACPTDAIQCGIRKTPDRL; this comes from the coding sequence ATGAGTAATCAAAAGAACAACGATAACAAAAGTAATAAGAAACAAAATACAAAAAATATGAAGATCAATGAGTGGCCCCGTCACGGAATCCAGGCACTGTGGGCATTCATTACAAACAGTCATGTTACCGGTTTTGTCACAGGCAAAATTTACACAGGCAAATTGAAAAATGCCTGTGTTCCGGGCCTGAACTGCTATTCTTGCCCCGGTGCTGTTGGCGCCTGTCCTATCGGTTCTCTTCAGGCTGTGATAGGGAGCTGGAATTTCAAGATGGCTTATTATGTGGTGGGATTTCTTATCTTCATTGGAGCTATGGTGGGAAGACTGATTTGCGGTTTTCTCTGTCCCTTCGGACTGATTCAGGATCTGCTGAATAAGATTCCATTTCCTAAGAAAATCCGCACATTCAAAGGCGACAAGCTGCTTCGTAAGCTGAAATATGTGATTTTTGCAGTATTTGTGATCCTGCTTCCATTGTTCCTTGTGGATATTATGGGACAGGGGGCGCCCTATTTTTGCAAACTGATCTGCCCGGCAGGAACACTGGAAGGTGGACTGCCGCTGGTACTTCTGAATAAATCCATGCGCAGTGCACTGGGCTGGCTGTACATATGGAAGAATGTGATCCTGATCATAACGATCATTCTCTCCATTTTGATTTACCGTCCGTTCTGCAAATATATCTGTCCTCTGGGAGCACTTTATTCCGTATTTAATCCCGTTTCCCTGTATAAATACAGAGTGGATAAGGATAAGTGTATAAAATGCGGAAAATGTGCAAAAGCATGTCAGATGATCGTTGACCCTGTGGAAAACTCCAACAGTCCGGAATGTATCCGCTGTGGCAGATGCCGCAAAGCCTGTCCGACAGATGCAATCCAGTGTGGAATTAGAAAAACACCTGACAGACTATAA
- a CDS encoding DUF1284 domain-containing protein → MSFIKNIPLRPHHGMCLAYFKGEGYSNGFSAHMQEMLDIFQKGAKIQLHADTDEICSACPNNEKGCCSSFSLVEAYDNAVLELCGLENGQIIEFDDFTELVQKEILASGKRKEICGNCQWNSICESQKSRWEKC, encoded by the coding sequence ATGTCTTTTATAAAAAATATTCCACTACGCCCTCACCATGGAATGTGCCTTGCATATTTCAAGGGTGAGGGATACAGTAATGGGTTTTCCGCACATATGCAGGAAATGCTGGATATTTTCCAGAAGGGAGCGAAGATACAGCTTCATGCAGATACAGACGAGATCTGTTCTGCCTGTCCGAATAATGAAAAAGGATGCTGTTCTTCCTTTTCGCTTGTAGAAGCATATGACAATGCAGTGTTGGAACTGTGTGGCCTGGAGAATGGACAGATTATAGAATTTGATGATTTTACAGAACTTGTCCAGAAAGAGATCCTGGCATCAGGAAAGAGGAAAGAAATCTGTGGGAATTGTCAGTGGAACTCCATCTGTGAAAGTCAGAAGAGCAGATGGGAGAAATGCTAA
- a CDS encoding threonine aldolase family protein produces the protein MENTESRLYFASDYMEGAHPAIMKKLMETNLEKTVGYGQDPYTEDAKEKIREACNAPEADVFLLVGGTQTNATVIDALLKSYQGVVAADTGHIATHESGAIEFGGHKVLTVPQKDGKISAAQIEKLVKDFYDDANYEHMVMPGMVYISQPTEYGTLYSREELAVLSKVCRENHLPLYVDGARLAYALASPENDVTLTDLAELSDVFYIGGTKCGALFGEAVVIPQKGRIPHFFTIIKQHGALLAKGRIAGIQFGELFTDGLYLRIGKPAMEAAEQIKDALKKYGYQLSLDTPTNQIFCIVSNEVMKKIAQDVEFGFWEKYDETHSVIRFATSWATTMEDTQKLIQILEKNK, from the coding sequence ATGGAAAATACAGAATCACGTTTATATTTCGCCAGTGACTACATGGAAGGCGCGCATCCCGCAATCATGAAAAAGCTGATGGAGACAAACCTGGAGAAAACAGTGGGCTATGGTCAGGATCCATACACAGAAGATGCGAAAGAAAAGATCAGAGAAGCCTGCAATGCACCGGAGGCAGATGTATTCCTGCTGGTTGGCGGAACACAGACCAATGCCACAGTGATCGATGCACTTTTGAAATCCTATCAGGGAGTTGTGGCTGCGGATACAGGGCATATTGCAACTCATGAATCGGGTGCTATTGAGTTTGGTGGACATAAGGTTCTGACAGTACCGCAGAAAGATGGAAAAATCTCTGCAGCGCAGATTGAAAAGCTGGTGAAGGATTTCTATGATGATGCCAATTATGAGCATATGGTAATGCCCGGGATGGTATATATTTCCCAGCCAACAGAATATGGTACTCTGTATTCCAGAGAGGAATTAGCAGTTCTCAGCAAAGTCTGCCGGGAAAATCATCTTCCTCTTTATGTAGATGGCGCCCGTCTTGCCTATGCACTGGCAAGCCCGGAGAATGATGTGACTTTGACTGATCTGGCAGAACTTAGCGATGTATTTTACATTGGAGGAACCAAATGCGGAGCATTGTTTGGAGAAGCAGTGGTTATACCGCAGAAAGGACGGATTCCTCATTTCTTTACGATCATCAAGCAGCACGGAGCACTGCTTGCCAAGGGACGGATCGCAGGGATCCAGTTTGGTGAGCTGTTTACGGACGGGCTGTACCTGCGGATCGGTAAACCTGCAATGGAAGCTGCAGAGCAGATCAAGGATGCACTGAAGAAGTATGGATATCAGCTTTCTCTGGATACTCCCACCAATCAGATCTTCTGCATTGTGTCCAATGAGGTAATGAAAAAAATAGCCCAGGATGTGGAGTTCGGATTCTGGGAGAAGTATGATGAGACACACTCTGTGATCCGCTTTGCCACAAGCTGGGCTACTACAATGGAAGATACACAGAAACTGATTCAGATTCTGGAAAAAAATAAATAA
- a CDS encoding DMT family transporter: MKQENYIKGMIMIILSAFFFACMNVSVRLAGDLPSVEKSFFRNLVAAVFAAIILCKNRTVPKVDKKYWGPLILRCVCGTLGILCNFYAIDHLLVADASILNKLSPFFAIIFSFLLLKEKIRPAQAACVVLAFIGCLFVVKPGFQNAALVPALIGVCGGLGAGIAYTMVRVLGTHGVKGPVIVFYFSFFSCLSVVPWMVFHFTPMSMKQLVTLLMAGLFAAGGQFTITAAYTYAPAGKISIFDYSQIIFATMLGFILFGEIPDKYSFTGYVLIILASLGTFFYNMRVSKAGK, translated from the coding sequence ATGAAACAGGAAAATTACATAAAGGGTATGATAATGATCATCCTGTCGGCGTTTTTCTTTGCTTGTATGAATGTGAGCGTACGTCTGGCAGGTGATCTGCCGTCTGTGGAGAAGAGTTTCTTCCGGAATCTGGTGGCGGCTGTGTTTGCAGCGATAATTCTCTGTAAGAATCGTACAGTGCCGAAGGTGGATAAGAAATACTGGGGACCGCTGATCCTGCGTTGTGTGTGCGGGACACTGGGAATTCTGTGTAACTTTTATGCCATTGATCATCTGTTGGTGGCAGATGCATCGATTCTGAATAAGTTGTCTCCGTTTTTTGCGATTATTTTTTCATTCCTTTTATTAAAGGAAAAGATCAGACCGGCACAGGCTGCATGTGTTGTGCTGGCGTTTATAGGATGTTTATTTGTAGTGAAACCGGGATTTCAGAATGCGGCACTTGTTCCGGCACTGATCGGAGTCTGCGGTGGACTGGGAGCAGGAATTGCCTATACGATGGTGCGTGTACTGGGAACTCACGGAGTGAAGGGACCGGTTATCGTGTTTTATTTTTCATTTTTCTCCTGCTTGTCGGTTGTGCCGTGGATGGTATTTCATTTCACTCCGATGAGTATGAAACAGCTTGTGACCTTGCTTATGGCAGGATTATTTGCAGCGGGTGGACAGTTTACGATTACGGCTGCATACACCTATGCACCTGCAGGGAAGATTTCCATTTTTGACTATTCGCAGATTATTTTTGCCACGATGTTGGGATTTATTCTGTTTGGAGAGATTCCGGATAAGTACAGCTTTACAGGATATGTGCTGATCATTCTGGCATCATTGGGAACATTTTTTTATAATATGAGAGTATCTAAGGCTGGTAAATGA
- a CDS encoding CD1871A family CXXC motif-containing protein yields the protein MDKLKTSKIWNSKWPALILMFVGACFMGYGISRGELAVVFTKAINICMECVGIG from the coding sequence ATGGATAAATTAAAAACCAGCAAAATATGGAACAGTAAATGGCCGGCGTTGATTCTTATGTTTGTGGGAGCCTGCTTTATGGGATATGGGATTTCCCGCGGAGAGCTGGCAGTGGTGTTTACAAAAGCCATTAACATCTGTATGGAATGTGTGGGAATTGGATAA